The proteins below come from a single Parageobacillus toebii NBRC 107807 genomic window:
- the atpE gene encoding F0F1 ATP synthase subunit C → MGVLAAAIAIGLAALGAGIGNGLIVSRTVEGIARQPEARGMLQTTMFIGVALVEAIPIIAVVIAFMVQGR, encoded by the coding sequence ATGGGTGTATTAGCTGCAGCAATCGCAATTGGTTTAGCTGCACTTGGTGCAGGTATTGGTAACGGTTTAATCGTATCTCGTACAGTAGAGGGAATCGCACGCCAGCCAGAGGCGCGCGGTATGCTTCAAACAACAATGTTTATCGGGGTTGCGTTAGTCGAAGCGATTCCGATTATTGCGGTTGTTATTGCCTTTATGGTTCAAGGGCGCTAA
- the atpB gene encoding F0F1 ATP synthase subunit A has product MHHEAPLYEFLGLTFNLANVLMITITSVIVFIIAVAATRNLSMKPRGMQNFLEWVVDFVKGIIKSNMDWKTGGRFHLLGMTLIMYIFVANMLGLPFSIVIDGKLWWKSPTADPVITLTLAIMVVALSHYYGIKLRGFQEYAKGFVSPMWILFPLKIIEEFANTLTLGLRLYGNIYAGEILLALLAGGLATGVGGTIAAIIPTIAWQAFSIFVGAIQAFIFTMLTMVYMAHKVSHDH; this is encoded by the coding sequence GTGCATCATGAAGCTCCTTTATATGAATTTCTAGGACTTACCTTTAACTTAGCCAACGTTTTGATGATAACGATCACTAGCGTGATTGTGTTCATCATTGCCGTTGCTGCTACGCGCAATCTTTCGATGAAGCCAAGGGGAATGCAAAATTTCCTTGAATGGGTCGTCGACTTTGTCAAGGGAATCATCAAAAGCAACATGGACTGGAAAACGGGAGGTCGTTTTCATCTACTGGGCATGACCTTAATCATGTATATTTTTGTGGCAAACATGCTCGGTCTTCCGTTCTCTATCGTCATCGATGGAAAGCTATGGTGGAAATCACCGACAGCAGACCCTGTGATCACATTAACGTTGGCGATTATGGTTGTTGCGCTGTCGCATTATTACGGCATCAAACTTCGTGGATTCCAAGAATACGCCAAAGGCTTTGTCAGTCCAATGTGGATTTTATTCCCGCTTAAAATTATCGAAGAGTTTGCTAACACATTAACATTAGGTTTGCGTCTATACGGGAACATTTATGCTGGAGAAATTTTGCTTGCTTTATTGGCGGGTGGATTGGCTACTGGCGTTGGCGGTACGATCGCAGCGATCATTCCAACGATCGCTTGGCAAGCGTTCAGTATTTTCGTTGGCGCCATCCAAGCGTTCATTTTCACGATGTTAACAATGGTTTATATGGCGCACAAAGTGAGTCATGACCATTAA
- a CDS encoding ATP synthase subunit I has protein sequence MEHIMRNLRKYSLFLLLMYAAGWGMTEYKTLFLSLLFGTSIGFYSVWLLASRVMKFGRAVAEGKRVRSLGTFSRMALAALAALVVLQFPNHFSIAPVILGLMTPYFVIIIDYFLHIH, from the coding sequence ATGGAACATATAATGCGAAATTTGCGAAAATATTCGTTGTTTCTCCTTTTGATGTATGCGGCAGGCTGGGGGATGACAGAGTATAAAACATTATTTTTGAGCTTGCTGTTCGGAACATCTATAGGATTTTATAGTGTGTGGTTATTAGCCAGCCGAGTAATGAAATTTGGACGAGCCGTAGCGGAAGGGAAGCGTGTTCGCTCACTAGGTACGTTTTCACGAATGGCGCTTGCGGCACTTGCTGCTTTAGTCGTATTGCAATTTCCGAACCATTTTTCCATTGCACCTGTCATATTGGGGTTAATGACACCTTATTTTGTCATTATAATAGATTATTTTCTGCACATACATTAA
- a CDS encoding AtpZ/AtpI family protein has product MGQNQRYPFRAIGLMSAIVSQLAGSVLIGIFGGRWLDRKFDSEPLFLIIGLLLGLAAGISAMLRTIRQFFSGE; this is encoded by the coding sequence ATGGGGCAAAACCAACGCTATCCTTTCCGGGCAATCGGTTTGATGTCTGCCATTGTTTCTCAGTTGGCTGGTTCTGTTTTAATTGGTATATTCGGCGGCAGATGGCTTGATCGAAAGTTTGACTCCGAACCTCTTTTTCTTATTATTGGTCTCCTTCTTGGACTAGCTGCGGGCATCTCTGCAATGTTAAGAACAATCCGTCAATTTTTTTCAGGGGAATAA
- the upp gene encoding uracil phosphoribosyltransferase, whose translation MGKVYVFDHPLIQHKLTYIRDKNTGTKEFRELVEEVATLMAFEITRDLPLEEVEIETPVSKAKSKVIAGKKLGVIPILRAGIGMVDGILKLIPAAKVGHIGLYRDPETLKPVEYYVKLPTDVEERDFIVVDPMLATGGSAVEAINALKKRGAKSIKFMCLIAAPEGVEAVKQAHPDVDIYIAALDEKLNDHGYIVPGLGDAGDRLFGTK comes from the coding sequence ATGGGAAAAGTATATGTATTCGATCATCCACTTATTCAACATAAGCTGACATATATTCGCGACAAAAACACTGGCACGAAAGAGTTTCGTGAACTTGTCGAAGAAGTGGCGACGTTGATGGCGTTTGAAATTACGCGCGATCTCCCGCTTGAAGAAGTAGAAATTGAGACACCGGTCAGCAAAGCAAAATCGAAAGTAATCGCAGGCAAAAAACTTGGTGTAATCCCGATTTTGCGCGCAGGAATAGGTATGGTCGATGGCATTTTAAAATTGATTCCAGCCGCGAAAGTCGGCCATATCGGGTTATATCGCGACCCAGAAACATTAAAACCGGTTGAATATTACGTGAAGCTGCCGACCGATGTAGAAGAGCGCGATTTTATTGTTGTGGACCCAATGCTCGCGACAGGCGGATCAGCGGTAGAAGCGATTAACGCCTTAAAAAAACGCGGCGCAAAAAGTATTAAATTCATGTGCTTAATTGCTGCCCCAGAAGGGGTGGAAGCGGTGAAACAAGCACACCCGGATGTCGATATTTACATTGCTGCACTCGATGAAAAGCTAAACGATCACGGCTATATCGTTCCAGGCCTTGGAGATGCCGGTGATCGCTTATTCGGCACAAAATAA
- the glyA gene encoding serine hydroxymethyltransferase, whose product MNYLPQQDPQVFEAIQNELKRQQSKIELIASENFVSRAVMEAQGSVLTNKYAEGYPGRRYYGGCEYVDVVEDLARERAKKLFGAEHANVQPHSGAQANMAVYFTVLEHGDTVLGMNLSHGGHLTHGSPVNFSGIQYNFVEYGVDPETHVIDYDDVLEKARIHKPKLIVAGASAYPRVIDFKRFREIADEVGAYLMVDMAHIAGLVAAGLHPNPVPYAHFVTTTTHKTLRGPRGGMILCKEEFAKQIDKAIFPGIQGGPLMHVIAAKAVALGEALQDSFKTYAQNIINNAKRLAEALKKEGFTLVSGGTDNHLLLIDLRSLGLTGKVAEKVLDEVGITVNKNTIPYDPESPFVTSGIRIGTAAVTTRGFGLEEMDEIASIISLTLKNHEDEAKLEEARKRVAALTEKFPLYR is encoded by the coding sequence ATGAACTACTTGCCACAACAAGATCCGCAAGTATTTGAAGCGATTCAAAATGAGTTGAAACGGCAGCAATCAAAAATTGAATTAATCGCGTCAGAAAATTTTGTCAGCCGCGCTGTTATGGAAGCGCAAGGATCGGTATTAACGAATAAATATGCCGAAGGATATCCGGGCCGCCGCTATTATGGTGGCTGCGAATATGTCGATGTCGTCGAGGATCTCGCGCGCGAACGGGCGAAAAAATTGTTTGGCGCGGAACATGCCAACGTACAGCCGCATTCTGGCGCACAAGCGAACATGGCGGTATATTTTACTGTTTTGGAACATGGCGATACGGTGCTTGGGATGAATTTGTCGCACGGCGGTCATTTAACGCATGGCAGCCCAGTCAACTTTAGCGGCATTCAATATAACTTTGTCGAATATGGTGTCGATCCAGAAACACATGTCATTGATTATGATGATGTGCTTGAAAAAGCGCGCATACATAAGCCGAAACTGATTGTAGCAGGGGCAAGCGCTTATCCGCGCGTCATCGATTTTAAACGTTTCCGTGAAATCGCTGATGAAGTAGGGGCGTACTTGATGGTAGACATGGCGCACATTGCAGGTCTTGTTGCGGCAGGTCTTCATCCAAATCCGGTGCCATATGCGCATTTTGTGACCACAACGACGCATAAGACGCTCCGCGGGCCGCGCGGCGGCATGATCCTTTGCAAAGAAGAGTTTGCAAAACAAATTGACAAAGCGATCTTCCCAGGCATTCAAGGCGGACCGCTCATGCACGTCATCGCGGCGAAAGCAGTCGCGCTCGGTGAAGCACTGCAAGACAGCTTTAAAACATATGCGCAAAATATCATCAACAACGCAAAACGCCTCGCGGAAGCATTGAAAAAAGAAGGCTTTACACTCGTTTCCGGCGGAACAGACAACCACTTGTTGTTAATTGATTTACGTTCCCTTGGCCTCACTGGAAAAGTGGCGGAAAAAGTGTTGGACGAAGTCGGTATCACCGTCAACAAAAATACGATTCCGTACGATCCGGAAAGCCCATTTGTGACAAGCGGCATCCGTATCGGCACCGCCGCGGTAACGACGCGCGGATTCGGTTTGGAAGAAATGGATGAAATCGCAAGCATTATTAGTCTTACATTAAAAAATCACGAAGACGAAGCAAAATTGGAAGAAGCGCGAAAACGCGTAGCGGCATTAACGGAAAAATTCCCATTATATCGTTGA
- a CDS encoding TIGR01440 family protein yields MSSPLSEWKQQWQTIIREFRKQVPLSSEHILVIGCSTSEVIGEKIGTAGSTEVAEMLFAELRKWHEETGVQLAFQCCEHLNRALVVERQTAMSHQLEIVSVIPVRTAGGAMAEYAYRHMNDPVVVEFIKADAGIDIGDTLIGMHLKHVAVPVRVSLKQVGHAHVTLAKTRPKLIGGARAVYSLENPNTSCTS; encoded by the coding sequence ATGTCTTCCCCATTATCCGAATGGAAGCAGCAATGGCAGACGATTATTCGTGAATTTCGAAAGCAAGTCCCGCTTTCATCCGAGCATATTCTTGTCATCGGCTGCAGCACAAGCGAAGTGATCGGCGAGAAAATTGGAACAGCTGGCTCAACGGAAGTCGCCGAAATGCTGTTTGCCGAATTGAGAAAGTGGCATGAGGAAACAGGGGTGCAGCTAGCGTTTCAATGTTGCGAACATTTAAACCGCGCGCTTGTTGTAGAAAGACAGACCGCCATGTCCCATCAGCTTGAAATCGTCTCGGTCATCCCTGTCCGAACAGCCGGCGGAGCAATGGCTGAATACGCGTATCGTCATATGAACGATCCCGTCGTTGTCGAATTTATTAAAGCAGATGCCGGCATTGATATCGGCGATACATTGATCGGCATGCATTTAAAGCATGTCGCTGTTCCTGTGCGCGTGTCGTTAAAGCAAGTGGGACATGCCCATGTGACATTGGCAAAAACGAGGCCGAAACTGATCGGCGGCGCCCGCGCAGTCTACTCTTTAGAAAATCCGAATACTTCTTGCACTTCCTGA